CTCGTTCGCCTCGTGCACGCCGGGGTAGAGCTGGATCGGATGCCTGTAGTCGAGCGCAAAGGAGCTCGCCACATCCCCTCCGGGGTACGACGCCCCCTTGTGGCAGGTTGAGATGCAGTTCGACTCCTCTCCAGACGAGCTGTCCGCCTGCTTCAGGAGGTGGACGCCGCGCTGGGCGAAGTGCGGCTTATGGCAGTTGACGCAGCCGTCGGAGCTAACAACCCCGCTGACTTCGGAGAAGCGCTGCCCGCCGGTTCTGTGGGTGGCGTCCTCGTTGGTGGCCCAGCCGCTCTTCGTGTGGCACTGGACGCACAGGGCGTCATGACGGGTGGAGGTGTCCTCCACGAGGAAGTTGCCGTACTGGTTGTTGTGCGGGTCGTGGCAGGAGGTGCACTCCACGTAGGCATCAAAGCCGAGCTTTATCCCCTTGTACTCCAGGGTGGACTTGTCGCTGAACTCCTGATCGGTCGGGTAGATGATGGAGATCGGGTGACTCTTCGAGAGGTCGGTGCCAAAGTTCGTGTTTCTTCCTGCCGGGATGGCGCCGAGCGAGGAGGCTTCAAAATTGTGCAGGAGAAGGCCGAGCGCGACGGTGCCGTCGTGGCAGCTGAGACAGAGCCGAGAAACCCCCTGCGGCTGCTCCGGCAGGCTCTTTATGGTCGGGGACTTGTACAGCGTGTACATGCTGATGTTCGACTTGCGGCTCCACAGCGGCCCCTCCAGCGAGGAGTTGTGCGGCGTGTGGCAAAAGACGCAGACGCGGTCTTCGTCGCTCGCGGCGGTAACGTTGGGGGTACCCGTCCCGCTCTTGGAGAGGTTGTGCGGAGTGTTTACTATGTGCACCCCTTGTGTGGAGGCACGCAACTCTCCCGCAGCAAGCCCCAGCGCTGCAAGGATGATCGGTACTATGAAAATGGCTCTGCGATGACGCATCTCAAAACCTCGAGAATTGGGGGCATCCTTCTCCCCCCGCTCCGGGGGAAGGGACGTCAGTTGCTGTAGTTACTTCTTCGGCTCAGCCGCGTTCTCCTTCAGATACCTGAAGACCTGGACCCGCCTGTTGTACGAGTCCGCAACGTAGATGTAGTCGTCCTTGTCGATATAGATCCCCGAGGGCATCCAGAACTCCCCGGGGCGCGTGCCGTGCTGACCGAAATCGAGGAGGGTGCGCCCCGAGCGGTCGAAGATCTGCACGGCGCTGAACATGGCGTCCGCGACGTAGATGTGCCCGTCGCTGTCCACCGCCACCCCCTTCGGCTTTGACATGTAACCGGAGGTGTCCCCAGCCTTCCCGAAGTACTTGAGAAGCGCCCCCTCGGGGGAGAAGATCTGGACCCGCGAGTTGAGCGCGTCCGTCACGTACACCTCCCCTTCCTTGTCCACGAAGAGGTCGGTGGGGAAATTGAGCTGCCCGGGGAGGTGCCCCCGCTCCCCGATATGCGACACGTACGTCCCCCCCAGATCGAGGACGAGCACGCGGTGGTTCAGCGTGTCCGAGACGTAGAGGTGGCGGTTCTTCCTGCTGAAGGCGATCCCGGTCGGGCGGCCGATCTTGAAGGGGGTGAAGGGGCGAAGCTTCTTCTCCTCCAGGTTGTAGCGGTAGATGAGCCCGGAGCCGGAATCGGTGATGTACACGTTGCCGCGATCGTCCTCCGTGACCCCGATCGGCGAGCGCAGGACCGCATCCTTCCCTTCCCCGATGACGCTGTACTTCTTGTGCTTCATGTCCAGCAGGTGCACGCAGGCGCGCCCCACGTCGACGATGAAGATGCGGTCGGGATCTGCATACACCCCGTACGGCTTGCCGATGCGGGACTCCGTTTCCTCCCCCACCAGCACCTCCACGACCCGGCTCCAGAACCCCTTGCTGATCCCCACGCTGCGATAGTCGGAGATCTCCCTTACCCAGGCGATGCGGGCCTGGCTCGGAGGCGGGGGCCACAGCAGCTCCGGGGACTGGGACCTCTCCGCTACCGGCGCGCTAGCGCATCCGGCAAGGCAGGAGAGGACGGTCAAAAGAAGGAGCGCTCCGGCAAAGATCCGGTGCCTGCGCTTCGGCGTATGCGGTCTCATCTCTCTTCCGGTCACTAGAAGTACCTCGACAGCCGCAGCTGCAGGTGCTGGTCGGTGCTCATCGACCCCTGGGTGTAGCGGAAGTTCGCCTGGCTAAGGAGCGACATCGTCAGCTTGCGCAGGCTCCAGCGGAGCCCCAGACCAAAGGAGAGGTTGTCGCTGTCGATGAACCCCCTGTTGTTCAGGTAGTTCGCGGTCGCGGTAAGGACCGCTCCGCTGTCCAGCGTTCGGGTGTAGGTGCCGCCGGCGGTGAGGACGTTTTCGCTGCGGGAGTTGGTGGTGCCCGTGGTACCCGACTTCCCCTCTGTCATGATGTAGCGGTCGTTCGCGTTGAAGGAGAGGGTCCCCTGGGCGAAGACGCCGCTGTACTGGTACGAGCCGCTGATCGACTGGTTCTTGTCCACGTCCGACTTCGTCACCGAGTACTCCGCCGTCACCTGCCCCCTGTCGAGCCTTTTCTGCACCCCGAAGCGGTACGCCTCGGTGCTGGTGAGGTTAACGGTGTCTGCCCTGCCGGAGAGGAGGCTCTGGTCGGTGGAGTCCCAGCTCGCAAAGATGCGGTAGCTGTTGTCGAAAAGGTTGAGGTCGGAGCCCACCCCCTGCGAGGAGCTCGAGTAGGAGATGTCGGTGTTCACCAGCACGCTGTAGGTGATGAGGAGACGATCCGTCGCCTTGATCTCTGAGCCGGGGAGGAGGAAGTAGATCTCGGTCTGCGGCCCGTACTGCCTCACCTCGTAGTCCTTGTTCACCACGTACGGGATGGCGCGCGCGATCGGGTCCGCGTTCTCCACGATGATGCTCTCCGGCACGACGTTCATGCTGGAAAGGATCAACGGCTCGTTCGGGTTGACCTGGTGCGCCTCCTTGGAGACGACAATGCTGGAGTCGGTAAGGTGGCTGGAGGTCACGCCGTACTGCTTGTGCCCGGTGAGCTGGATCGAGCTCTCGGCGGGGAGCACCTTGAAGTAGGCCATGGTGATGCCGCCGGAGAGGTTCTCCTCCTTCCCGGACCCGAGGAAGTTCTCGCTCCCCTCCAGGTTGAGCCTCGTGGTGACGCTGCGGAAAAGACGGTGCTGCAGCCACAGGCGTCCGCGGTGCAGCTGCTGGCTCTGGTTCACTACCTGCCTGTCGCTGAGCGTATAGTCGGCCCCGGAGCTGAGCGCCTTACCGAGGTCCCAGGTGAGCGATTCACCGAGCTCCGTGGAGCGGGACTGGTTCGCACCGGTCTGGTCGGTGATACGCAGCCTCGTGTACAGGGCGCGGTTCAATTCCTTCTTCCCGAAGGTGAGGGTGTTGTTGAGAGTGAGCTCCAGGTCTCCTGTGTCCTCGGACGAGATGGCGTCGGTTCCGTCCAGGTGCTGCGTGGTGTTGATGACGGTGAACTGCGTCTGGCTCAGCTGCTTATAGGTGTGGGAAGCGCCGAGAGAAACGGTGTCGCTTGTCTGGCCCCGGTCCGTCTCCAGACCGCTCGTCTCGGTGGTGGTCCTCGTGAAGCTCATCGCCACCGGAATGTAGTCGTTGTTGATGGAGGCCGCGACGCCGTAGGTGTCCCTCTTTTGCTCGTAGCTGCTGGCGAAGTCCCTCGGCACCTCGCTTATGCTGGAGGAGACGGTGAAGGTCACCGGCGTCGGGAAGCGGTCGAGGAAGACGCCGCTTATGTCGTAGAGAAAGCTCAGGCCGGAGGAGATGCCACTGGAGTTCCCCGAGCCGCTGAAGAGCTTCTGGTCACCCTGCAGATCGAGGGTGATCTGCCCGTGCAGCAGGCGGGCCCGGTACACCGCGTAGTCGAAGGTGAGGCGGTAGTCCTCCTGCAGGCTGTGGTCGGTCGTGGAGCCGACGGACCCCTGGCTTGCGTCGCCCCGATAGGAGAGATCGACCGCCTGCTGGAAGTTCGTCAGCGAGATGAGGCTCGTGACCTGCGCCTGCGCCGTTCCGGCCACCGTGAGGAGGCCTGCGCATAGTAAGATGGGACGTCGCTTGCTCATACCGATCACTTCAGAAAGAATGGAGAGTTCCCGTCGTGAGGATTGTGGCATTCGACGCAGGCCATTTTCCGCTCGGCAACTTTATCGTGCAGCGCGAGCGCTGCTCTCGGTTCTTTGTGGCAGGAATCGCACACCTTCGTGCGCGACATCTTTAAAAGCGGCCCGTCCGGCGAGTTGTGCGGCACGTGACAGGCGAGACAGTCGCCGACCGCGGCGGGACCGTGCTGGTAGGCTCCCTTGAAAAAGTTCTTGTGGCACATGAGGCAAAGCTCGTTCGCGGGGCGCACGAGGCCGGAATCCTTGCTCTTGTCGTGGCAGTCGTCGCACTTCTTCTCGCCGTACGGGCGGTGCACCGACTCCTCCCCCGGAGCCGCGTCCTTTGCCACCGTCTTTCCCGCCAGCTGGTCGCGCAACTCATCCACCCTCTTGTCGTTGTACTCGACGCACAGCTGCGCGGGCTCCGGCAGGGTCGGCACGCCGTCGAAGATCGTCGACAGCACCATGTGCCGGTTCACCGGGTCGCACCCCGCCAGGGAAAGGGCGAGGAGGAGCGCTAGGGGGATGTGTTTGATGTGCAGTCCCATAATTCCCTTGGGTGGAAAAGAAGTGCCTACGCGCCTCGAGCCCCTCCCCGGACGGGAAGGGGCTCTCCGCATTGACCTGCCTTCAGGCCGGATGCGCCACACGGCGCGCCCGACGGTTCTCTTTCTGTGCTCCTCCCGGCTCTGCGCCGGGGTGCCGCCGACCTACTTCTGCGAAGTCTCGGAAGCTTTCGGCGCCGCCTTCTTCGGCTGCTCGGCACCTTCGCCGTAGTTGCCGATCACCTTCTGCCCCTTCATGTGGCCAAGGCCGTACACCGCGACCTTCACCGGCCCGAACTGGTTCGTCACGAAGATCACGTTCTCCAGGACGAAGTTCGGATCGGCGAGCTTCTGGTAGTACTCCAGGTTCTCCTTCGTGGTGGTCACGCCGGCGGGGAGGTTGAGGGAACCCTCCACGAGCCCCGGGTCGCCGAAGAACATGAGGAGGCGTCCCTTGTCGTTGAAGATCTGGATGTTCTGGTGCGAGGCGTCGGCGACGTAGATGCGCCCGGCGTCGTCCACCGCGATCCCCCTCGGGCGGCCGAACTCGGAGAAGGCGTCGCCCATCTTGCCGAAGGAGGAGACGATGTGACCGTCGCGGTCGAGCTTGATCACCCTGCCGCTGCCGGTGTTCGTGACGTAGATGAACCCTTTGGAGTCGAGGGTCAGGTTCGTCGGCATGGAGAGCCCCTGCTCCGTCTCGGTGCTCTTTCCGATGGTGCGGGCGAGTTCCCCCGTTGCGCGGCTGATGACCTTGATGTCGTTGTGGCTGAAGTCGAGGGCGTAGATGTTCTCGTCGTCGACGACGCAGTCCACCGGCTTCATGTCCAGATCCTTCCCGAACCCCTGGACGAAGTTGCCGTTGACGTCGTACATGAGGATCTCTTTGCGGAAGGTGTCAGCCACGAAGACGTTGCCGTCTTTCGCCACCGCGATGTTGATCGGCTTTTTCATCTTCCCCTGCCCCTTGTTGCCGGGGAGGCTGACGAAGCTCTGGGCGGCGACGTCCGCGATGTAGACCTCGTTGAGGATCGTATCGACCACGTAGAGTTTCCCCTTCTCCGCGGTGATACCGTACGGCTTGGCGATGTTCTTTACCACATCCTCTTCTTCCTTGCCCAGGGAGACGACCGAGAAGCCGAGCTTCTCCTTCACGATGTCCTTCGAGCCGTTGATCCCCTTCAGATACTGGATCCTCGGCGGATTCGGTTCCGGCGGAAAGAATATCGGCCCTGTCTGGGCTTTCTTTTGCCCTGCACACCCCGCCAGAAGAAGGGCCAGCAGCGGAAACATGACCAGTGCCTTACCGTGAATCCTACCCGTGCGCCTCACTACCATCGATATTTCTCCTTGCTTTGGTCCTGCTGTGATTGCTGGTGAAAACGTCAATCAAGCACCGGTCCAGTTGCCGGCGCAAATAAAGCTCGTTCCTGCCGCGGCTCCGGGGGTAGCCGGCGCCCGCTTACTTCCTGTAGTCCTGCGGCGTGACGCGGTCGTAGACAAAGGCACGATGGCACCCCGGGGCGCAGCTGCCGCCGTTGGGGGTGATCTTGAAGTTGATGGGGATCTTCCACTCCCCGAAGGTCATCCCCTCCACGTGGAGAAGCCTCTCGCCGTTGCTGGCGTGCGCGGCGTGGCAGACCCTGCAGGTGCGCCCTTTGCGCACGTTGGAGACGTGCACGTAGTGGAGGTTGCGGTTGCCGTTGCGGAACTTGGTGTAGATCGTCGTGTCAGGGTAGGAGAGCATGTTCTTCTCGTGGCACTTCAGGCACACGTCGTAGCTCCCCGCCTTGTACGGGACGTAGAGAGGCTCGGGGTAGCCGCCGATCAGCATGCGGAAGTTGTCCGAGCCGTGCGGGTCGTGGCACGCCTTGCACTGCCCCTTCTGGATCGGGCCGTGCACGTACTTCTTCCCGGCGATTTCCTTCTTGATGTTGCGCAGCGGCGGCTTCCCGAGGGTGTCGGTGCCGTGGCAGTTGAGGCAGGTGCTCTTCTCGTCCTGGGCGAGAAGCCCCTTTGCGTTGGAGTAGTGGCTGGAGTGGCAGTTGCTGCAGCCACCTTCCTTCTTCAGCGGCTTGTGGGGGACCTTCGCCTCCTCCGCTTTCTTCCCGATCCCCTTGTGGCAGCCGACGCAGAGATCCGGCATCTTGTCGTTCAGGAACATGGAGACGGGGGTGCCGTGGGGGTTGTGGCAGGCGGTGCACGGTCCTTCCTTCACCGGAGGATGCGTCACCGGCGCCCCTTTGAGGGTATGGGAGAAGTCCGCATGGCATTTGAGGCAGAGGTCGCGCACGCTCCCTTTCAGGAGCTTCTTCTCAGCGGCGTCATGCGGGTCGTGGCACTCGGTGCAGGAGCCGACGGCGGCCGGACCGTGCATCCACTTTTCCTTGAAAGGCGCCTCGTCGTGGCAGTTCAGACAGAGCGCGGTCTTGTCGTCCCCCACATCCATGAGGTAGCGCTCGGCCGCGCCGTGGGGGTTGTGGCAGGAAAGGCACTCCCCCTCCTTCACCGGAACGTGGACGAACTTTTTCTTCACCATCCCGTCGTGGCAGCTGGAGCAGAGAGAGGCGCCCTTCGCCGCGAGCTCGAAGCTCTTACCCCCCTTCAACGGGTGCTCCTTCACGCGCTGCACGTGGCACGAGGTGCAGTCCCCGTCCTTCACGGGGGAGTGCAGCTTCTTGAAGGCGGCGATGTCGGGGTGACAGGTAGAGGTGACACACCCGCCGGCAAAGGCGGGGTGGGCGCAAAGGGGGGAGAGCCAGGCAAGCACGGTGAAAAGAGTACGAAATGTCTTCATGGATGGCACCCTGCCCAGGCAAAGAGTGAGAAGAGCCGCGGACCGTACGGTCTGCGCTCCTGGAATGACCCGGAGATGAAACTGAAGAAGAGGCGGGCCCCGGCGCATGGTGGGACGAGGTACCCTCCTGAAAAATCGACTACAAGGGCTGAGACTTTCACGGCCAATCGCGCCTGTGTCAGCGGTGGAGGCGGAGAAAGAACAGCCTCAATGGCTCGAAGCGTCACAGTTGGAGCGAGCTGAGAGGTATTAAATCGGCACTGTATTTACCAGAATCAGAAAATGTTTTCAACAAAAATCGGGGTTTTCTGGCAGGTTGGCTGATGCTGTCTGAAGAACAGCTTCAGAGCGAAAAAACTTTCTAACGCTTTGACTGTTAGAGAAGATTTTCATCTTTGGGAAGGAATACAATTAAGAGTGCATTACAATCCCTTAATGCAGTATTTCGCCAGACTGAAAGAGATTTCCCCGCGACTATAAGCTCGATGCGCCCCGGAGTGCCGTGGGCGCCGTGCAGTTATCCCTGCGGGTAATCCGAGAGAGCGTGGAAGGTCTGCTTCAGCTCGGCGGAGAAGATGTTGAACATCCTGTCGGCGAGCCGGAAGGTAAAGGCGGGAGGGTACAGCGGTACCGCGAGCTTGTAGATCAGGTCGAGGAGCCCGTCGTGGGGGTTCTCCTCCAGAAAGAGGGCGCCGTACTGCAGGACCGGGGCGAAGAGAAGCGCCTCCTCCATAACGGAGTCGTCCTCGTTGAAGTACGGCAGGATCATCTCCATGGAGAAGCATAAGCCGCCGGAGCCGGTGGCGTCCTCGGTGATGCTGAGGAGCACCTCGTCCTGGGGGGAGCCGTACTCCTGGGACTCCCGTGAGACGACGGCAGCGGGGAGTACCATTACCCTGCCGTGCACCGGGTCCATCCCGTACGGCGCGGTGCGGGCGGTGAGAAAGCGCTCCAGGGTGGCGTACCCCTTCGCCTGCCAGCGGGGCATGCCGCGGTAGAAGGCGGGGCGGAAGTCGTCCCTGCGGGCGATCAGCTCCTCCAGCGGGATGAACTCCTGCTCTCCCCCGGGAGGTCTGCCGCTTCTCTCGGTGTTGTTCACCACGAGCCGCAGGTGCGACCTTTTGCGTTCATCCTTGTCTTTGCTCATCAGCTCCCCCAGCGTGTGGCTTGTATCTATCTTTCATACACTGCCGGAGAGACGGGTGTCAAGGAAACACGCGGCCCGCGTACCTTCGCGCCATTCCCCCTCCCATTCCTGCGGCTGAAGGTACTCCTTGACCTCCGCGCCGGGAGGAAGGTATCTTCTTGCGCCATCACCTGCACGGAAAGGATGAACCGATGCCCCCGATCACTCCAGGATACCTCTGCACCGGCGACGGAGACGCGGTCGTTCTCCTGCACTCCTCGCTGAGCTCCAAAAACCAGTGGAAGGGGTTGATCCCCCTCCTTGCCGGGCGCTACCGGGTCATCGCGGTCGACCTCTACGGCTACGGCGAGACCCCCTTCCCGCCGGATAAGGCGGCCTTTTCCCTGCGAGACGAAGTGGAGCTCGTGCGCGAGGTACTGGAGCGGGAGCTGCCAGCCGGCGCGGTCTTTCACCTCGTTGGCCACTCCTACGGCGGCGCCGTCGCCCTCTCCTTTTGCCACTACTATCCCGAGAGCGTACGAAGCGTCTGCGCATTCGAGCCTGTGGCATTTCATCTGCTGGACCTCGCCGAGCCGCAGCTGTCGACGGTGCTGCAGATGGCGCAGACGCTGGAGCGGCTCGGGGCGCAGGGGAAGCCGGAGCTGGCCGCCGAGACCTTTCTCGATTACTGGGGGGGACCCGGCACCTTTGCTGCGTATCCGGCGCGGCTGAAGGAAGATTTCGCCGCGCGAACACCGAAGTTGCGGCTCGACTTCCAGGCTATTACCCGCACCGCCATAACGGTGGAGGATTACCGCCGGCTGCAGCTCCCGGTGCACCTGATCGTAGGGGAAAGGAGCCGTCCCCCTGCCCTCTTTGTCACCGAGGTGCTCTCCCGGACTCTCCCGCACTGCACGCTGCACAAGGTGCCCGCAGGCCACCTCGCCCCCTTCACCCACCCGCAGCTGGTAAACCCGCTCATCGCACAAACGCTGCGCTGACGAACCCGTTACTGCGGGGCGAGATGGAAAGAAGCGAAGCCCTCGGCAGCACATCCCTCGTGAAAGGGAGGGGACGCCTGAGCTCCTTCCGGAAATTCCGGAGGAGCGTGGGTACATTGCCACGAAGCACTGCAGAACGCCTGACGTTCCCCCCTTTGCGAAGGGGGGGCAGGGGGGATTTGCCTTCGCCTCCTTATCGATGACCACTTGAACCAGCCTCTACCCCATCCCCGCCCTGTCCCTCCCCTTGAAAGGGAGGGGACGCCCTGAGCTCCTGCTCTGCGAGGAAACGC
The DNA window shown above is from Geomonas sp. RF6 and carries:
- a CDS encoding alpha/beta fold hydrolase, with the translated sequence MPPITPGYLCTGDGDAVVLLHSSLSSKNQWKGLIPLLAGRYRVIAVDLYGYGETPFPPDKAAFSLRDEVELVREVLERELPAGAVFHLVGHSYGGAVALSFCHYYPESVRSVCAFEPVAFHLLDLAEPQLSTVLQMAQTLERLGAQGKPELAAETFLDYWGGPGTFAAYPARLKEDFAARTPKLRLDFQAITRTAITVEDYRRLQLPVHLIVGERSRPPALFVTEVLSRTLPHCTLHKVPAGHLAPFTHPQLVNPLIAQTLR
- a CDS encoding cytochrome c3 family protein, whose translation is MRHRRAIFIVPIILAALGLAAGELRASTQGVHIVNTPHNLSKSGTGTPNVTAASDEDRVCVFCHTPHNSSLEGPLWSRKSNISMYTLYKSPTIKSLPEQPQGVSRLCLSCHDGTVALGLLLHNFEASSLGAIPAGRNTNFGTDLSKSHPISIIYPTDQEFSDKSTLEYKGIKLGFDAYVECTSCHDPHNNQYGNFLVEDTSTRHDALCVQCHTKSGWATNEDATHRTGGQRFSEVSGVVSSDGCVNCHKPHFAQRGVHLLKQADSSSGEESNCISTCHKGASYPGGDVASSFALDYRHPIQLYPGVHEANETLPVPEGKKHVQCVDCHNPHQAGFQGSPLGSTSPAVSPPSKAPEVNGPLRGVRGVTTFGEAIPGEGYASSEFQICFKCHSGGSASYFKSNRSSTQRPVRVFSSYDESVRFGASSVSFHPVTKLTTGTGRSLKSDYQNGKMQMVYCSDCHAPHGSVEPYILRENNSDTFPVGAATFPLCFRCHDDTYLYGTAGSRTLHVSHVRNHLTPCASCHDPHGIPTLTGVTQNNAAHLMNFDTRYAGAGASYDAAGRSCTVAGTCHAAGDKRYY
- a CDS encoding SMP-30/gluconolactonase/LRE family protein, with the translated sequence MRPHTPKRRHRIFAGALLLLTVLSCLAGCASAPVAERSQSPELLWPPPPSQARIAWVREISDYRSVGISKGFWSRVVEVLVGEETESRIGKPYGVYADPDRIFIVDVGRACVHLLDMKHKKYSVIGEGKDAVLRSPIGVTEDDRGNVYITDSGSGLIYRYNLEEKKLRPFTPFKIGRPTGIAFSRKNRHLYVSDTLNHRVLVLDLGGTYVSHIGERGHLPGQLNFPTDLFVDKEGEVYVTDALNSRVQIFSPEGALLKYFGKAGDTSGYMSKPKGVAVDSDGHIYVADAMFSAVQIFDRSGRTLLDFGQHGTRPGEFWMPSGIYIDKDDYIYVADSYNRRVQVFRYLKENAAEPKK
- a CDS encoding cytochrome c3 family protein; translation: MKTFRTLFTVLAWLSPLCAHPAFAGGCVTSTCHPDIAAFKKLHSPVKDGDCTSCHVQRVKEHPLKGGKSFELAAKGASLCSSCHDGMVKKKFVHVPVKEGECLSCHNPHGAAERYLMDVGDDKTALCLNCHDEAPFKEKWMHGPAAVGSCTECHDPHDAAEKKLLKGSVRDLCLKCHADFSHTLKGAPVTHPPVKEGPCTACHNPHGTPVSMFLNDKMPDLCVGCHKGIGKKAEEAKVPHKPLKKEGGCSNCHSSHYSNAKGLLAQDEKSTCLNCHGTDTLGKPPLRNIKKEIAGKKYVHGPIQKGQCKACHDPHGSDNFRMLIGGYPEPLYVPYKAGSYDVCLKCHEKNMLSYPDTTIYTKFRNGNRNLHYVHVSNVRKGRTCRVCHAAHASNGERLLHVEGMTFGEWKIPINFKITPNGGSCAPGCHRAFVYDRVTPQDYRK
- a CDS encoding cytochrome c3 family protein, which encodes MGLHIKHIPLALLLALSLAGCDPVNRHMVLSTIFDGVPTLPEPAQLCVEYNDKRVDELRDQLAGKTVAKDAAPGEESVHRPYGEKKCDDCHDKSKDSGLVRPANELCLMCHKNFFKGAYQHGPAAVGDCLACHVPHNSPDGPLLKMSRTKVCDSCHKEPRAALALHDKVAERKMACVECHNPHDGNSPFFLK